A portion of the Aphelocoma coerulescens isolate FSJ_1873_10779 chromosome 1, UR_Acoe_1.0, whole genome shotgun sequence genome contains these proteins:
- the OTC gene encoding ornithine transcarbamylase, mitochondrial, whose translation MAKIMYFSFFPRRYGTAAQMNVHLKGRDLLTLQNYTADELKYLLWMASDLKQRIKYKGEYLPLMQGKSLAMIFEKRSTRTRLSAETGFALLGGHPCFLTTQDIHVGTNESLTDTARVLSSMTNAILARVYNHNDLDLMAKEATIPVINGLSDLHHPLQILADYLTLQEHYGGLKGLSIAWIGDGNNVLQSFMTSAAKLGMHLRIATPRGFEPDLRITKIAEQNSKEYGTKLLLTTDPLEAADSANVLVTDTWISMGQEEEKKERLKAFQGYQITMQTAKSAASNWTFLHCLPRKPEEVDDEVFYSPRSLVFQEAENRKWTIMAVMVSLLTDHSPQLRKPTF comes from the exons ATGgcaaaaattatgtatttttcgtTCTTTCCACGCAGGTATGGAACTGCAGCTCAAATGAATGTTCATCTGAAAGGTCGAGACCTCCTTACTCTACAGAACTACACAGCAGATGAGCTGAAGTATTTGCTGTGGATGGCATCAGATTTGAAACAAAGGATAAAGTACAAAGGAGAG TATTTGCCTTTGATGCAAGGCAAATCTTTGGCCATGATTTTTGAGAAGAGAAGCACAAGAACAAGATTATCTGCAGAAACAG GATTTGCTCTCCTTGGAGGACATCCGTGCTTCCTTACAACACAAGACATACATGTGGGCACTAATGAGAGTCTCACAGATACAGCAAG GGTGCTGTCCAGCATGACAAATGCAATCTTGGCTCGAGTTTATAACCATAATGATCTGGACCTAATGGCAAAAGAAGCCACGATCCCAGTAATCAATGGATTGTCTGATTTACACCATCCTCTCCAGATTTTAGCTGATTACCTAACTCTTCAG GAGCACTATGGAGGGCTGAAGGGACTCTCCATCGCCTGGATCGGGGACGGCAACAACGTCCTCCAGTCCTTCATGACGAGCGCTGCGAAGCTGGGAATGCACCTGCGGATTGCCACTCCCAGG GGCTTTGAACCAGACCTCAGGATAACTAAAATTGCAGAACAGAACTCCAAAGAG TATGGCACCAAGTTACTTCTCACAACAGACCCTTTGGAAGCTGCAGACAGTGCCAATGTCTTAGTTACAGACACATGGATAAGCATGGGacaagaagaggaaaagaaagaaagactaaAGGCCTTTCAAGGTTATCAGATTACAATGCAG ACTGCAAAATCTGCTGCTTCCAACTGGACTTTTTTACATTGTTTACCCAGAAAACCTGAAGAAGTTGATGATGAGGTATTTTATTCTCCACGGTCATTGGTTTTCCAGGAggctgaaaacagaaaatggaCAATTAtg GCTGTCATGGTTTCCCTGCTGACAGATCATTCACCACAGCTACGAAAACCTACATTTTGA